From the genome of Deinococcus sp. AJ005, one region includes:
- a CDS encoding Uma2 family endonuclease, whose product MTEPVYRTMTEEEYLRWDGPRDAKWEYVDGFIYAQAGATRPHNTISTNIQRVFIPAADARNCSTFVSDLKVRIYRDGRPRYYLPDVVVVCNSNSEGDIETQPCLIVEILSASTRAVDETFKASDYQRLESLQGYLLVDSERQGVMFHRRTAQGWQLEAVDESVQLPCLDVSLSVEAIYRNVPL is encoded by the coding sequence ATGACCGAACCCGTCTACCGCACTATGACGGAAGAGGAATATCTGCGCTGGGACGGCCCACGGGACGCCAAGTGGGAGTATGTGGACGGTTTTATCTACGCCCAGGCGGGAGCCACCAGACCGCACAACACCATTTCCACCAATATTCAGAGGGTGTTTATCCCTGCGGCTGACGCGCGGAATTGCTCCACCTTTGTCAGTGACCTCAAGGTGCGCATTTACCGTGATGGACGCCCGCGCTATTACCTGCCGGATGTCGTGGTGGTCTGCAACTCCAACTCAGAGGGCGATATCGAAACCCAGCCCTGCCTGATCGTCGAAATCCTGAGTGCCAGCACCCGCGCCGTGGACGAAACCTTCAAGGCCAGCGACTATCAGCGGCTGGAGAGCTTACAGGGCTACTTGCTGGTGGACAGCGAGCGGCAGGGGGTCATGTTCCACCGCCGCACCGCGCAGGGCTGGCAACTGGAAGCGGTGGATGAGTCGGTGCAGTTGCCGTGCCTGGATGTGTCGCTGTCTGTGGAAGCGATTTACCGCAACGTTCCCCTCTAG
- a CDS encoding Uma2 family endonuclease — protein MTEAAFRKMSEQDYLRLLECSDVRYEFIDGFVYAQAGATNAHNQLALNLALLLQPEARKHGCRTYQNDMRLRLESKNGQLTHYYPDLMVSCEPATQVAGTLHLSAPCLIVEILSRSTGRADKNEKWKDYQTLESLEVYLMVDSLSRNAALYRRTANGWDYEIVEDRFTLPRPAMELGLAEIYDGVPL, from the coding sequence ATGACCGAAGCTGCCTTTCGCAAAATGTCAGAACAGGACTACCTGCGTCTGCTGGAATGTAGTGACGTGCGGTACGAATTTATCGACGGCTTCGTGTACGCCCAGGCGGGTGCAACCAATGCCCACAATCAACTGGCCCTGAATCTGGCGCTGCTGCTTCAGCCCGAAGCCCGCAAACATGGCTGCCGGACGTATCAGAACGATATGCGATTGCGGCTGGAGAGCAAAAATGGTCAATTGACCCACTACTATCCCGATCTGATGGTCAGTTGCGAACCCGCCACGCAGGTTGCAGGCACCCTCCATTTGAGCGCCCCCTGTCTGATCGTTGAAATCCTCAGCCGCAGCACAGGCCGGGCCGACAAGAACGAGAAGTGGAAGGACTATCAGACGTTAGAAAGTTTGGAAGTTTACCTGATGGTGGACAGCCTGAGCCGCAATGCCGCCCTCTACCGCCGCACCGCCAATGGTTGGGACTATGAAATCGTGGAAGACCGCTTCACTCTCCCCCGCCCTGCAATGGAATTGGGCCTGGCTGAGATTTACGACGGCGTTCCCCTCTAG
- the acnA gene encoding aconitate hydratase AcnA, producing MATQKAMNLFNARDTLTTQSGQKLYFYNLNKFEEQGHDISKMPVSIKVLLESVLREANEYDVRREDVLTVAGWSPKNEEVEIPFKPARVILQDFTGVPAVVDLAAMRSAMVAMGGDPNKINPLIPVDLVIDHSVQVDEFGTDFALANNMAIEFERNRERYEFLRWGQQAFDNFGVVPPASGIVHQVNLEYLAKGVQSRPEDDGVVVYPDSLVGTDSHTTMINGLGIVGWGVGGIEAEAVMLGQPIYMLMPEVVGFKITGRMPEGATATDLALRVTEMLREKGVVGKFVEFYGAGLSNMTLPDRATIANMAPEYGATMGFFPVDDEALRYLRRTGRLEDEIELVEAYYKAQNMFRTDETPDPMFTDTIQLDLGSIVPSLAGPKRPQDRVNLNDMHTVFAEALTAPVKGRGFELPADKLDAQGQITGTDMKIGHGAVTLASITSCTNTSNPSVLIAAGLVAKKAVELGLTSKPWVKTSLAPGSRVVTDYLENAGLQTYLDQIGFNTVGYGCMTCIGNSGPLPEPVVDAINGGDLVAASVLSGNRNFEGRINPHIKANYLASPPLVVVYALAGTVVNDIVNDPIGTGKDGQPVYLRDVWPSNAEIQTIMDQAINAEMFKKVYDGIEQSNKEWNAIPVSEGALYDWNADSTYIQNPPFFENLANGPSEIVSIEGARVLVKVGDSVTTDHISPAGSFNANTPAGKFLTDQGIKPVDFNSYGSRRGNDRIMTRGTFANIRLKNQLAPGTEGGFTTDYTTGEVTSIYDAAQNYKASNIPLFVLAGKDYGMGSSRDWAAKGTMLLGVKAVLAESFERIHRSNLVGMGVLPLQYKNGDTAESLGIMGDEQIDVVLTADLKPRQDVTLRVGKDGVTREITVQCRIDTPVEIDYYKNGGILQTVLRSILERSKGEVKA from the coding sequence ATGGCAACCCAAAAGGCGATGAACCTGTTTAACGCACGCGACACCCTGACCACCCAGAGCGGTCAGAAACTCTACTTCTACAACCTCAACAAGTTCGAGGAGCAGGGCCACGACATCTCCAAGATGCCCGTGTCGATCAAGGTGCTGCTGGAAAGCGTGTTGCGCGAGGCCAACGAGTACGACGTGCGCCGCGAGGACGTGCTGACCGTGGCGGGCTGGAGTCCTAAAAATGAAGAGGTAGAAATTCCCTTCAAGCCCGCCCGCGTGATCTTGCAGGACTTTACCGGCGTGCCCGCCGTCGTCGATCTGGCGGCCATGCGCAGCGCGATGGTGGCGATGGGCGGCGATCCCAACAAGATCAACCCCCTCATTCCCGTCGATCTGGTGATTGACCACTCGGTTCAGGTGGACGAGTTCGGCACCGACTTCGCGCTGGCGAACAACATGGCCATCGAGTTCGAGCGCAACCGCGAGCGCTACGAGTTCCTGCGCTGGGGCCAGCAGGCGTTCGACAACTTCGGTGTGGTGCCCCCGGCCAGCGGGATCGTGCATCAGGTCAACCTGGAATACCTGGCGAAAGGCGTGCAGAGCCGCCCCGAAGACGATGGCGTTGTCGTTTACCCCGACAGCCTCGTCGGCACCGACAGCCACACCACCATGATCAACGGTCTGGGCATCGTGGGCTGGGGCGTCGGCGGGATCGAGGCCGAGGCGGTCATGCTGGGCCAGCCGATTTACATGCTGATGCCCGAAGTGGTGGGCTTCAAGATCACGGGCCGGATGCCAGAGGGCGCAACCGCCACCGATCTGGCGCTGCGCGTGACCGAGATGCTGCGCGAGAAGGGCGTGGTGGGCAAGTTCGTTGAGTTCTACGGCGCGGGCCTGAGCAACATGACCCTGCCGGACCGCGCCACGATTGCCAACATGGCCCCCGAATACGGCGCGACGATGGGCTTTTTCCCGGTGGACGACGAGGCGCTGCGTTACCTGCGCCGCACCGGACGCCTGGAAGACGAGATCGAGCTGGTGGAGGCGTACTACAAGGCGCAGAACATGTTCCGCACTGACGAGACGCCCGATCCGATGTTCACGGATACCATTCAACTTGACCTGGGCAGCATCGTTCCCAGCCTGGCTGGCCCCAAGCGCCCGCAGGACCGCGTGAACCTGAACGACATGCACACCGTCTTTGCCGAGGCGCTCACCGCCCCGGTCAAGGGACGCGGCTTCGAGCTGCCCGCCGACAAGCTGGACGCGCAGGGCCAGATCACCGGCACGGATATGAAGATCGGCCACGGCGCGGTGACGCTGGCCTCCATCACCTCCTGCACCAACACCAGCAACCCCAGCGTGCTGATCGCCGCCGGCCTGGTGGCGAAGAAGGCCGTGGAACTGGGCCTGACCAGCAAGCCCTGGGTCAAGACCTCGCTGGCCCCCGGCAGCCGCGTGGTCACGGATTACCTGGAAAACGCGGGCCTGCAAACCTACCTGGATCAGATCGGCTTCAACACCGTCGGCTACGGCTGCATGACCTGTATCGGCAACAGCGGGCCGCTGCCCGAACCCGTGGTGGACGCCATCAACGGCGGCGATCTGGTGGCGGCCAGCGTGCTGAGCGGCAACCGCAACTTTGAGGGCCGCATCAACCCGCACATCAAGGCCAACTATCTGGCCTCGCCGCCCCTCGTGGTGGTGTATGCGCTGGCCGGAACGGTGGTCAACGATATCGTGAATGACCCCATCGGCACGGGCAAGGACGGCCAGCCCGTCTACCTGCGCGACGTGTGGCCCAGCAACGCCGAGATTCAGACCATCATGGATCAGGCGATCAATGCCGAGATGTTCAAGAAGGTCTACGACGGCATCGAGCAGAGCAACAAGGAGTGGAACGCCATTCCTGTTTCTGAGGGCGCGCTGTACGACTGGAACGCCGACAGCACCTACATCCAGAACCCCCCATTCTTCGAGAATCTGGCGAATGGTCCCAGCGAGATCGTGAGCATTGAGGGCGCGCGGGTGCTGGTCAAGGTGGGCGACAGCGTGACCACCGATCACATCAGCCCCGCAGGCAGCTTCAACGCCAACACCCCCGCTGGGAAGTTCCTGACCGATCAGGGCATCAAGCCGGTGGATTTCAACAGCTACGGCAGCCGCCGGGGCAATGACCGGATCATGACGCGCGGCACCTTTGCCAACATTCGCCTGAAGAACCAGTTGGCCCCCGGCACCGAGGGCGGCTTTACCACCGACTACACCACGGGCGAAGTGACCAGCATTTATGACGCCGCGCAGAACTACAAGGCCAGCAACATTCCGCTGTTCGTGCTGGCGGGCAAGGACTACGGCATGGGCAGCAGCCGCGACTGGGCCGCCAAGGGCACCATGTTGCTGGGCGTGAAGGCCGTGCTGGCCGAGAGCTTCGAGCGCATCCACCGCAGCAATCTGGTGGGCATGGGCGTGTTGCCGCTGCAATACAAGAACGGCGACACCGCCGAGAGCCTGGGCATCATGGGCGACGAGCAGATCGACGTGGTGTTGACCGCCGACCTCAAGCCGCGCCAGGACGTGACCCTGCGTGTGGGCAAGGACGGCGTGACCCGCGAGATCACCGTGCAGTGCCGCATCGATACCCCCGTGGAAATCGACTACTATAAGAACGGCGGCATCCTGCAAACGGTCTTGAGGAGCATTCTGGAACGGAGCAAGGGCGAAGTTAAAGCGTAG
- a CDS encoding BMP family ABC transporter substrate-binding protein, whose protein sequence is MKASPPKHALKKALLAALPLSVALFSVAGSPSAQAQTGDKLKACFIYIGPVGDIGWSYAHDEARKKTEAALPWLETKYVENVPEGQATPVIDRLVKDNCQVIFTTSFGYMDQTLEAAKKYPKVMFMHASGFKRAPNMGTYMADFYQLYYLNGMMAAAVSKTDKLGYVAAFPVPELKRHISAFALGARAVNPKATVAVKWINSWFDPNKAREAAEALISEGAGALAFTEDSATVVQTAGARKVPSFAHYSPMYKFAPDYAVSGQLVHWDKIYIDFLTKVHNGTYKIGNLDKVDYWNLLRGGSVELGAQPGMAVNPKWVPQMKAKMMTVGGKQVSVYDRVMALKAEMEKGGKFDPFTGPIKDRNGILRIGAGKVITVAELNNMAWVAPGVTGQVADEPKK, encoded by the coding sequence ATGAAAGCTTCCCCCCCGAAACACGCCCTGAAAAAAGCGCTTCTCGCTGCCCTGCCCCTGTCCGTCGCCCTCTTCAGCGTTGCAGGCAGTCCCTCTGCCCAGGCCCAGACCGGCGACAAACTCAAAGCCTGCTTCATCTACATCGGCCCGGTGGGCGACATCGGCTGGAGCTACGCGCACGACGAGGCCCGCAAGAAGACCGAGGCGGCGCTTCCCTGGTTGGAAACCAAGTACGTGGAGAACGTCCCCGAAGGTCAGGCCACGCCCGTCATAGACCGGCTGGTCAAGGACAACTGCCAGGTGATCTTCACCACCTCCTTCGGCTACATGGACCAGACGCTGGAGGCGGCCAAGAAGTACCCCAAGGTGATGTTCATGCACGCCAGCGGCTTCAAGCGTGCGCCGAACATGGGCACCTACATGGCGGATTTCTACCAGCTCTATTACCTCAACGGCATGATGGCCGCCGCCGTCAGCAAAACAGACAAGCTGGGCTACGTGGCCGCCTTCCCAGTGCCCGAACTCAAACGGCACATCAGTGCCTTCGCGCTGGGCGCGCGGGCGGTCAACCCCAAGGCCACCGTGGCCGTCAAGTGGATCAACTCGTGGTTCGATCCCAACAAGGCCCGCGAGGCCGCCGAGGCCCTGATCAGCGAGGGTGCGGGCGCACTGGCCTTCACCGAGGACAGCGCCACCGTGGTGCAGACGGCGGGTGCACGCAAGGTTCCGTCCTTCGCGCATTATTCGCCGATGTACAAGTTCGCCCCCGATTACGCCGTCAGCGGGCAACTGGTCCACTGGGACAAGATCTACATCGACTTCCTGACCAAGGTGCATAACGGCACTTACAAGATCGGCAATCTGGACAAGGTGGACTACTGGAACCTGCTGCGCGGCGGCAGCGTGGAACTGGGCGCGCAGCCGGGCATGGCGGTCAACCCCAAGTGGGTGCCGCAGATGAAGGCCAAGATGATGACCGTGGGCGGCAAGCAGGTCAGCGTCTATGACCGCGTGATGGCCCTGAAAGCCGAGATGGAAAAGGGCGGCAAGTTCGATCCCTTCACCGGCCCGATCAAGGACCGCAACGGCATTCTGCGGATTGGGGCAGGCAAGGTCATCACCGTGGCCGAGCTGAACAACATGGCCTGGGTGGCCCCCGGCGTGACCGGACAGGTGGCCGACGAGCCGAAGAAGTAA
- the msrP gene encoding protein-methionine-sulfoxide reductase catalytic subunit MsrP — translation MSNNPDNQINPNESNPEERRILIPGSPINPRREFLRSAALFTGTVAALGGGLEVLTRRPGVGSAEAQGTDFAQASRPLGPYDTKEAVTSYQQATTYNNFYELGTDKADPARNAASLKPRPWTVKIDGEVKKPQTVDIDTLQSWFPLEDRIYRMRCVEGWSMVMPWLGFPLAGLIRRLEPTSKAKYVQFTALLDPKMFPGQKSNVLDWPYVEGLRLDEALHPLAFMAVGLHGKVLPGQNGAPLRLVVPWKYGFKGIKSIVKITLTEKMPKTTWALAAPSEYGFYANVNPAVPHPRWSQATERRIGELGRRKTLPFNGYADEVAGLYKGMDLRKNF, via the coding sequence ATGAGCAACAACCCCGACAACCAGATCAACCCCAACGAAAGTAACCCCGAAGAGCGCCGCATCCTGATTCCTGGCAGCCCGATCAATCCGCGCCGCGAATTTCTGCGGAGCGCCGCACTATTCACTGGCACGGTGGCCGCGCTGGGCGGCGGGCTGGAAGTCCTGACCCGTCGCCCCGGCGTGGGCAGCGCCGAGGCGCAGGGCACCGACTTCGCCCAAGCCAGCCGTCCGCTGGGGCCATACGACACCAAGGAAGCCGTGACCTCCTACCAGCAGGCCACCACCTACAACAACTTCTATGAACTGGGCACCGACAAGGCCGATCCGGCGCGTAATGCGGCCAGCCTCAAGCCGCGCCCTTGGACGGTCAAGATCGACGGCGAGGTCAAGAAGCCGCAGACGGTAGATATCGACACCCTGCAATCGTGGTTTCCCCTGGAAGACCGCATCTACCGCATGCGCTGCGTGGAGGGTTGGAGCATGGTCATGCCGTGGCTGGGCTTTCCGCTGGCCGGACTGATCCGCCGCCTGGAACCGACGAGCAAGGCCAAGTACGTGCAGTTCACCGCGCTGCTGGACCCCAAGATGTTCCCGGGCCAGAAGAGCAACGTGCTGGATTGGCCCTATGTGGAAGGCTTGAGGCTGGACGAGGCCCTGCACCCGCTGGCCTTTATGGCTGTGGGCCTGCACGGCAAGGTGTTGCCCGGCCAGAACGGTGCGCCGTTGCGGCTGGTGGTGCCGTGGAAGTACGGTTTCAAGGGCATCAAGAGCATCGTGAAGATCACGTTGACCGAGAAAATGCCCAAGACCACCTGGGCACTGGCCGCCCCCAGCGAGTACGGCTTTTACGCCAACGTCAACCCCGCCGTGCCGCACCCGCGCTGGAGCCAGGCCACCGAACGCCGCATCGGTGAGCTGGGCCGCCGCAAGACCCTGCCCTTCAACGGTTACGCCGACGAAGTGGCCGGGCTGTACAAAGGCATGGACCTCAGGAAGAACTTCTAA
- a CDS encoding sulfite oxidase heme-binding subunit YedZ has product MLWDAYTGALGANPIQRATLQTGLLTLTLLVASLACTPLRLLTGWKWPARIRKSLGLMAFGYAVLHFLIYLFDHGFSLGVMFEDVLKRPFVTVGFTALLLLVPLALTSGKNSVKKLGFQKWTRLHQLVYLAVAFGALHYYWGVKKDHVPPLIYVGVIAVLFAMRFIKRKPTKKTGAGKINPA; this is encoded by the coding sequence ATGCTGTGGGACGCCTATACCGGGGCGCTGGGCGCAAATCCCATCCAGCGGGCCACCCTCCAGACCGGGCTGCTGACGCTGACGCTGCTGGTGGCCTCGCTGGCCTGCACGCCACTGCGGCTGCTAACCGGCTGGAAGTGGCCCGCACGCATCCGCAAGTCGCTGGGGCTGATGGCCTTCGGGTACGCCGTGCTGCACTTCCTGATCTACCTGTTCGATCACGGCTTCAGCCTGGGCGTGATGTTTGAAGACGTGCTGAAACGGCCCTTCGTGACGGTGGGCTTCACAGCGCTGCTGCTGCTGGTGCCGCTGGCCCTGACGAGCGGCAAGAATTCGGTGAAAAAACTGGGCTTTCAGAAGTGGACCCGGCTGCACCAACTGGTGTATCTGGCCGTGGCCTTCGGGGCGCTGCACTACTACTGGGGCGTCAAGAAGGACCATGTGCCGCCGCTGATCTACGTGGGCGTGATCGCCGTGCTGTTCGCCATGCGCTTCATCAAACGCAAGCCGACTAAGAAGACTGGGGCAGGAAAAATCAACCCAGCCTGA
- a CDS encoding redoxin domain-containing protein, which produces MKRILLLSTALTLLTSACAVTSGTNPPALIGGPWLNTASQDAGPTLADLRGKVVIVNFWVYSCINCHNSLPTLKGWYSKYRDQGLEIVGIHTPEFESDRPTANVIASLKDDGVTWPILQDNDSKNWRAWQNQAWPTFYLIDRAGKVRAVHRGEISSRFPQAIPGLEANLKSLLAEK; this is translated from the coding sequence ATGAAACGCATCCTGCTGCTGTCCACTGCCCTGACCCTGCTGACCTCCGCCTGCGCGGTCACGTCCGGCACCAATCCGCCCGCGCTGATCGGCGGCCCCTGGCTGAACACCGCCTCACAGGACGCTGGCCCCACCCTGGCCGACCTGCGCGGAAAAGTGGTGATCGTCAATTTCTGGGTGTATTCGTGCATCAACTGCCACAACAGCCTGCCCACGCTGAAAGGCTGGTACAGCAAATACAGGGACCAGGGGCTGGAGATCGTCGGCATCCACACCCCCGAATTCGAGTCGGACAGGCCCACCGCCAACGTGATCGCGTCCCTAAAAGACGACGGCGTGACGTGGCCAATCTTGCAGGACAACGACTCCAAGAACTGGCGGGCGTGGCAGAACCAGGCGTGGCCCACCTTCTACCTGATTGACCGCGCGGGCAAGGTCCGGGCCGTCCACCGGGGCGAGATCAGCAGCCGCTTTCCACAGGCAATTCCGGGGCTGGAAGCCAATCTGAAAAGCCTGCTGGCCGAGAAATGA
- a CDS encoding branched-chain amino acid aminotransferase, which produces MTQTAPKAAPDIDWATLGFSYIRTDLRYLSHWKDGAWDAGTLTEDNMLHIAEGSTAIHYGQQCFEGLKAYRCKDGSINIFRPDQNAARMRRSCRRVLMPEISDEQFIDAVTQVVKANERFIPPYGTGGSLYLRPFVIGVGDNIGVRTAPEFIFSVFCVPVGPYFKGGLTPQNFLVSGYDRAAPHGTGAAKVGGNYAASLMPGQQAKDTVIDGHHFADALYLDPETHTKIEEVGAANFFAVTQEGRFVTPKSPSILESITKYSLLWLAEHRLNMPVEEGDVFIDALDGYTEAGACGTAAVITPIGGIQNGDTFHVFHSETEAGPVTRRLYDELVGIQYGDVTAPDGWIVKV; this is translated from the coding sequence ATGACGCAAACTGCCCCGAAAGCCGCTCCTGACATTGACTGGGCCACCCTCGGCTTCAGCTATATCCGCACCGATCTGCGTTACCTGTCCCACTGGAAGGACGGCGCATGGGACGCGGGCACACTGACGGAAGACAACATGCTGCACATTGCAGAGGGCAGCACGGCCATCCATTACGGGCAACAGTGTTTCGAGGGCCTCAAGGCGTACCGCTGCAAGGACGGCAGCATCAATATCTTCCGCCCGGACCAGAACGCCGCCCGCATGCGCCGCAGTTGCCGCCGCGTGCTGATGCCCGAGATCAGTGACGAGCAGTTTATCGACGCAGTCACGCAGGTGGTCAAAGCCAATGAGCGCTTCATCCCCCCCTACGGAACGGGCGGCTCGCTGTACCTGCGCCCCTTCGTGATCGGCGTGGGCGACAACATCGGCGTGCGGACGGCCCCGGAATTCATCTTCAGCGTGTTCTGCGTGCCGGTGGGGCCGTATTTCAAAGGTGGGCTGACGCCGCAGAACTTTCTGGTGTCGGGCTATGACCGCGCCGCGCCGCACGGCACCGGGGCGGCCAAGGTGGGCGGTAACTACGCCGCGAGCCTGATGCCCGGCCAGCAGGCCAAGGACACCGTGATTGACGGCCACCACTTTGCCGACGCCCTGTATCTGGACCCCGAAACGCACACCAAGATCGAGGAGGTGGGCGCGGCCAACTTCTTCGCGGTCACGCAGGAAGGGCGCTTCGTGACCCCCAAGTCGCCCAGCATCCTGGAGAGCATCACCAAGTACAGCCTGCTGTGGCTGGCCGAACACCGCCTGAACATGCCCGTCGAGGAAGGCGACGTGTTTATTGACGCGCTGGACGGCTACACCGAGGCAGGCGCGTGCGGTACGGCAGCCGTGATCACCCCCATCGGCGGCATACAGAATGGCGACACCTTCCACGTCTTCCACAGCGAAACCGAGGCTGGCCCAGTGACCCGCCGCCTGTATGACGAACTGGTGGGCATCCAGTACGGTGACGTGACTGCGCCGGACGGCTGGATCGTGAAGGTTTGA
- a CDS encoding peroxiredoxin, with protein sequence MSLVGQPAPDFTLPANTGETVTLSSYKGHQNVVLVFYPLDFSPVCSMQLPEYSGRQDDFAEAGAAVLGVNRDSVHAHRAWAAEYGIEVPLLSDMNLNVARQYGVAIDERGISGRAVFLIDKGGVIRFQHIEAQAGEYTVRPEAVLVKLKEL encoded by the coding sequence ATGAGCCTCGTCGGACAGCCTGCCCCCGATTTCACCCTGCCCGCCAACACCGGAGAAACGGTGACCCTCAGCAGTTACAAGGGTCACCAGAACGTCGTCCTCGTGTTTTACCCGCTGGATTTCAGCCCGGTGTGCAGTATGCAGCTTCCCGAATACTCCGGGCGGCAGGACGACTTCGCCGAGGCCGGGGCGGCGGTGCTGGGCGTCAACCGTGACAGCGTTCACGCCCACCGCGCCTGGGCCGCCGAGTACGGCATTGAGGTCCCGCTGCTCTCGGACATGAACCTGAATGTGGCCCGGCAGTACGGCGTCGCCATTGACGAGCGCGGCATCAGCGGACGCGCGGTATTTTTGATCGATAAGGGCGGCGTGATCCGTTTCCAGCACATTGAGGCCCAGGCGGGCGAATACACCGTGCGCCCTGAAGCGGTGCTGGTGAAGCTGAAGGAACTGTAA
- a CDS encoding acyl-ACP desaturase encodes MAEILPPNMLNERPSTPAGLLSSREKDRLIERGFLGLYRWYTARSQETRNWNPDRSFDWKALSKDLPPEIVTVTQGFFAVEQYAPDFTSSLLNLVRRSHGRSHFQLRWGSEEEKHADAWENAVLFSGKRTPQWIAEYKERLKSQTWELPFPDAIHNLVYTVFQERATQLNYLNMMKIAQGKSDKPHLANFSDPVLAKVAQTIAVDEAAHYNFFLEGVRMYLYYYPQRTLEAIKNVIGQFSMPASALVPDWKEFSETVYRAGIYGPRDFNRDVMQVAFRNLGIESRKALEEGIKKTREVPDFDGYNHKGTAIFDTFDYGMVEGDVKRLHIKIQDYEKEIGFDMIDPTEFVENPAVPKAGSKSSGQAADD; translated from the coding sequence ATGGCCGAAATACTGCCCCCCAACATGCTCAACGAACGCCCCAGCACCCCGGCGGGCCTGCTCAGCAGCCGCGAGAAGGACCGCCTAATCGAGCGTGGTTTTCTGGGCCTGTACCGCTGGTACACCGCCCGCAGCCAGGAAACGCGCAACTGGAACCCGGACCGCAGCTTCGACTGGAAGGCGCTGAGCAAGGACCTGCCACCCGAGATCGTGACCGTGACCCAGGGCTTTTTTGCCGTGGAGCAATACGCGCCGGACTTCACCAGCAGCCTGCTGAATCTGGTGCGCCGCAGCCACGGGCGCAGCCACTTTCAACTCAGGTGGGGCAGCGAGGAAGAAAAGCACGCCGACGCCTGGGAAAACGCCGTGCTGTTCAGCGGCAAACGCACCCCGCAGTGGATTGCCGAGTACAAGGAGCGCCTCAAGTCCCAGACCTGGGAACTGCCCTTCCCGGACGCCATCCACAATCTGGTGTACACCGTGTTTCAGGAGCGTGCCACGCAACTGAACTACCTGAACATGATGAAGATCGCGCAGGGCAAGAGTGACAAGCCGCATCTGGCAAACTTCTCGGACCCGGTTCTGGCCAAAGTCGCCCAGACGATTGCGGTGGACGAGGCCGCGCACTACAACTTCTTCCTGGAAGGCGTGCGAATGTACCTGTACTACTACCCGCAGCGCACGCTGGAGGCCATCAAGAACGTGATCGGGCAGTTTTCTATGCCTGCCTCTGCCCTGGTGCCCGACTGGAAGGAGTTCTCGGAGACGGTATACCGCGCCGGAATTTACGGCCCACGGGATTTTAACCGCGACGTGATGCAGGTGGCCTTCCGCAATCTGGGCATCGAGAGCCGCAAAGCGCTGGAAGAAGGCATCAAGAAGACCCGCGAGGTGCCGGATTTTGACGGCTACAACCACAAGGGCACTGCCATCTTCGACACCTTCGACTACGGCATGGTGGAGGGCGACGTAAAACGCCTGCACATCAAGATTCAGGACTACGAGAAGGAAATCGGCTTCGACATGATCGATCCCACCGAGTTCGTGGAGAATCCAGCGGTGCCAAAGGCTGGGTCCAAGAGCAGCGGGCAGGCAGCCGACGACTGA
- a CDS encoding barstar family protein — translation MADVTLDVSTTCSVEDFHDVCTKIFGFPDFYGRNMNAWIDCMGDLDDSTMTRFQLPPDEELRLHLPGFDIFLEIRPDVGQYLIDCVTAVNRRHAEVQASNRISLMLI, via the coding sequence ATGGCCGACGTCACGCTGGATGTATCAACGACTTGCAGTGTTGAGGATTTTCACGATGTCTGTACTAAGATATTCGGCTTTCCAGATTTTTACGGCAGAAATATGAACGCCTGGATCGACTGTATGGGTGATCTCGACGACAGCACCATGACGCGGTTTCAGCTCCCTCCAGATGAGGAATTGCGGCTTCATCTACCGGGCTTCGACATTTTTCTGGAAATCAGACCTGATGTTGGACAGTATTTGATCGATTGCGTCACTGCGGTAAATCGGCGGCATGCTGAGGTACAGGCGTCGAACCGAATCAGTCTCATGCTGATTTAG